The genomic stretch gaaaaataaatttgtcgctttcttttacggttgcggaggagatctgataacaagaaaaacagtgtttggggagataactcttacaaagaaaagtgttcggttaaacagggtgagtttcaaaagcgtatagactgtatgatctcatatacaaaaaaactaagcgacatcttttgaaacatttttacaccgcaagaaaaaaattaggcggaagaaaaaaaaaataatcagaacaaaatcaataggtctttccacacgaaaggtggaaagacctaataataataataataataaaaattatgcttataataatgacattgATAAAATACTATTAGTATTATTATTACGGGTAGTCGAATAATCAttatatattgaagaaaaaatacaaccttgatacttaaaagagggacgaaagataccaaaggggcagtcaaactcataaatctaaaacaaactgacaacgccatggctaaaaatgaaaaagacaaacagaaaaacaatagtacacatgacacaacatagaaaactaaagaataaacaacaggaaccccaccaaaaactaggggtgatctcaggtgcttcggaagggtaagcagatcctgctccacatgtggcacccgtcgtgttgtatatgtgattacaaatccggtaaatagtctaattcggtaggtcacattcatgaaagggaaggggattgtagttacgacgtaaggaacatatccgatatcatttgtgaaacggttattccataacggtcaaccaactcgtgatggcgtccgtaaaatttacgaagggatgatttcaacttcaccatttggaactcttggtttaatagcttccttgtgagcagtaaccaaaatcatgataggaaatgcaagcacgggaatatcgtatcaattgggagatatataccccgtatgcaggtgctactggaatgttgctacttagaaatggaaagttcacaattggaaagctgaaatcatctcttttgtcgtaaagttttgttttcaaccgaccctcgttgtcaatttctagatgtaagtcaagatatgaagccgacttaactgtatctgtagtatcctttatctccagttcgatgggatagatgcgttccacatagtcacaaaattttgaattgtttagtgaaagaacgtcatctatatagcggaaataTATACTTAGAAAAAGAATTCATTACATCAAGAAACAAATACGTTTggatgatgtatttttttttatttctactttCTAAAAGGGTCAATAAATGGATTTTATGAGCAACATGATGTATTATGActctttaaatataatttaatgaaacttttgtTAGCTGACAGGTTCCATTTAAGATCAATTTGATATTCCAATATCTAAATGTTGTTCATCATAGTACATAAATGTATGCTGTGAAAGATGTTTTACGTTATGaattaattatttaaaactaTTTCCTTGATCATTTCAGCAAAAGTTGAGGAAATTATGATTTCAGCACTTGTTTTGTTGTTCAGTGTTCTGCACGGACTGTTCTGTTTGTACAGTTGGATTTCTTCTATCATTCTGTGCAAGGTAAATATCTAGGACTCGGATGTGCAACGGGGACGCGGAAATACGATTGCCACGCTGAAGTTCGATGGTACGCGCCGAAGTACAATGGTACTTTCGCTGAAGTGCAATGATTTGTCATGACGTTTAGTTATTGTGACGTTTCTTTAAAAACACAATCAACTGTTCGCAGACAGGAGAATAGAAGGTtacaaaaatttgtaaaactaagACAGGCAAGAGACCATAAGGAAAAAATCAGCTAAAATATTATCTTGGTCTGCAAATGAAGAAGTATGCCGCCAATATTGTGTATGACTAATAGTAGGTCTTGATCTTAATCATAATGATGTCTTTTTATTCAAGTATATGTTTCACTTgattttttgtggaaaataaaattttaaaataaaataattaaatgcaACGTTTTGccatttgacatgtttgaagtcgagatgattttgttttattcgtGAGACAAATCTTGCTTTGTAAGAACTTGCACAATGAAGCTCCTTATAATGACATTTCTTCTCTTATCCATAGTACTAAATCAGAAGCCTCTAGTCTATGTTTCCAACTAACTCTTTACTTCTGCGGGCTAAACGAATGATTAGCAAATTAACTTTTGTTTGTCCTGACCAAAAATCAAACCCGATCTCCTAAATGCGAAGCTAGCCTGCTCACTACTTCTTCGCTTCATTAAATGGGATTCTAACTTCAGACCATCTGATCAAGCTGGTATACACCATCACACTCAATCGTAACATTAACGTTAACCTTCGAACTTCAGCTTGTTAACCAACGCACTTAGGCTTGGAACATAGCATATCAGCGTGACCGTCGCGGTTCCGATTCCTACAAATATACTGACATTAACACAAAAcgcaaaacaaaaaacatgtcaCCCACTTAAAATAAGTTCCAAACGATGTTTCCATTTATGCAAACTTCAAAGATGAAgaaattcattataaaaacaaacagttaGAATTTGGACCAGTTAACACGATTCACAtcctgttttatatttataaattgatttaCATGATTTAGCGATTTCACATTTGATATAAATACACTTTTCTAAATGGTTTCCTGGAAAACAGTTGGAATCTTCTATTgcatcgaaaaacaaatatgttaaagaaaagagggacgaaagataccaaagggacagtcaaactcataaatctaaaacaaactgacaacgccatggctaaaaatgaaaaagacaaacagaaaaacaatagtacacatgacacaatatagaaaactaaagaataaacaacacgaacacaGGTTGTATTTGGTAAGTAATGCTATAACAAGATAAATGCtttggcacatcagaaagcagtGTCCTATCGTCTAGGGGCAAACGATTGtataatttgtataataataataaaaaatgattttaatatgATTAAAGTCATTCTTcaagaaaaaatgcaaaatattttctATGCTGATTTCAGAGAACAAAAGACCATTACAAGAAGAAGGAAAAAGGAAAGATACTGTCTAATAGAGCATGTTGGGAAATATTTAAGCTGAATGATTTGATATTATGTCTTTCGAATATCATAACAATAGTGGGATCAGTAATGAAATTAAGTATTGACCATGGGGTGAGTAATATTAATTCTGTTTTACATAATAGTAAACACATTACCTGACAacgctaaaaaagaaaaatacaaacagtcATGTAATAGACCACAAGAcacaacacaaaaaactaaaacctaagcaacacgaaccccaccaaaaatgggggtgatctcaggtgtacCAGAAGGGTAAGTACACATGTAGCAATCCATCGTGTTGCTCTTGTTATTACAAACCCCAGATAATAGTTTAATTCGCCAGGTCACATTCGAaaaaagggaaggagattgtagttacgacataaggaacatatccgagaTCATGATCAAACAGAAAAAACTCAATGATCGATTCAAGATTAAAGTTGTGAGGGCGGTTTAATCAGAATGATGGGAAAGGTTTTTTGGGACTTATTTTAACAGGAAACGGTATGTGCAAATGAACTGAAATTCTTATGTGTCACGATGTCTTAAAAGTAAAAAAGTTAAGGGCGGATTGCTAAAAGCTAATAAAGAAGATACACGTTTTCCATCTTAACTGAGGAAAACTAGCGATACAAGTTTAATTCATATTAACATGGACttttgtttattcattttcttttatacatgtatattctacTTCAGATACAAACAAACTATATCATATCAATGTACGATACAACTGGTATTCTCCTTGGATTTGGCTGTTTGTTTACATGGATGAGTGTCTTGCATTATTTAGCGTATGATCACGTTTTTGGCGTAAGTACAAAGAATATGGAGTACgaaaaatatattgattaattaatccgaatttgattttttttcagtagTCGATATTTTCCCTGTTTTAATACGTGTCTTACTTTTAAGATTTATTCATCTTTTTCAAGtttcttcattttaaaatttggaaaaatatatattttgacacATATTTTAATTCACACACCATTCTAGGATAGATCCttcaattatataaaatttaaaagtttaataaaataaaattaagattaCGTCGTCAGCAGCAGTTTAAACTTCTCGATTTGAAAAATCGCAGACTGACAGGCAATTAGAATAGTGCTATTTTCAGCTTGATAGTAATGTCACAAACATCTGCTTAGTAAGTTTTTTTTCACGTGATTTATTTAGTGAATTACTATTCCCAGGCCCTTTTGAGACCGAATAGTAAGGCAACAAAATAACtagttcatcaaaaattgaatgcaTAATGACATAAAAGTCAAACAATAGAATAATTTAAGACCAACTGTATATGAGATGATTGCAGTCTTATGTACAGCACTATCTTAATAAGATAAGCTTtgataacaaaaaacaaacaaagatcttTATTTGAGCCACTTATATGGaggtaaatcaagaaaacatCTTTGGACGCATACAGTTTATGCGAGCACCAACAAAGAATCATGAGTACAAAAGGGATTCTTAATGTTCTTACTGCCTACGTCATCTCATCAATAACACACTACTTTTAAGTCTAATATTTTAATACTAATATTTAATATCTATAATTATAAGAAACCGTACAAATGGTGAATGAATTTTGTGTAGTTTTCAATTAAATGATTGATAAGTTTATATTCTAAATTTGTATTTTAGCTTTTATTTTCTGTGATGGAGAGATCAGCATTAGTTGTTTTAAAGTTCCTGGCCTGCATTTCAATATTGTTTACTGGGTTTGTGTTATTTGCATGGGTTGTCCTTGGACCCTACCATATAAAGGTACTTTATCTTAATATGTTGCACcttttatttaaagaattttgaGAATAGTTGAAATAAGATATTCGTAAAAGTTCATAACATTATTCATTTGACATCTTCTTAATATCTTTCAAGTTCGGTCAAACTATTAGATTCATGTTTTGATATCCTAGAGGTGAAAATAGTATTAAGATGATCAAATATATCATGCATAACGTTGAAATTGAAAATAGCAGCAGGGTACCAATGCTCAAATATATTTGTTCAGTAACGAGATAAAATCAAAGTTAAAAGAAAAACTAAATGGAAATCATAAGAATGCCAAAATTAACATGATCTGTAGCATTGACATGATATGCGTTCTGGTATGCCTGTATCAATCGCATTACGGTTAAAATCGGGAATAGGAAATGGTAAAACATGTTTATCGATGGTTACATTTCGTAAATCAATAAAGAAGcaaatcaaaaaacaaataaaactggCGACATAGCATGAACTCCGATAGAGCTAACCCAGTTGCGTTCACATGGTAAAGTCGCCTACTATGCAGTTACACAAGCCATGCAAAAATAGAAACACGCAGTCAAAGAACATCTTCCTTAAGCTTATTGACCATAGATGAATTTGGCTAATGTTTTCTTCTCAGGTCCCTTCTTTTTATCGATCGTTTCTtttaaattcttttctttttaaagtaaCTCGATTTCTAGTTATTGTAAAGTACTGTTCGTCCTACGTATGCAATTTATAAagagttattttattttattagtttgaTTAAagacactttatatatataaaaagaaagtgAACAGAGATATAATGTTttgattacatatatatattaaattataatgaaCATATTGATCATTAAatgtttgttgtctttttgacatatttgtagGTGGTGGGTGTTTCATTAACGTATTTCTcacatttctttatttataagacGAAGTGTTAAAGGTTAATATCACATATAAGTCACATGGGTGAATGACATGCACAAAAGTGGAACCTTTATCGGTTTAGTATAGCACAAACAATGTTATATAGGTTAAGTATTTCTTACATCTTGAAACAAAGGGTAAAAGTTCATCATACGTTGATCATAACAGTTCCAAATAATCTATAATACTAAGTTGTTGACCTGGCAAACTAACTGGTTTAAAGTGTTAATGATCACCATAATGAATTAGCTGACTGGTTGACCGAGATGACTGGGTCTCAATAATCAGACAAAAGACTCCAAGATTTAGATCGATTGTTTTGCTCCCTATTATGATATTTCAGATTCTATTGGCAGATATAGCGTGTATAGCAGCAAACTGTTACCTCAGATTGGCTCAGAAACgaataattctaatgcaacatcgtTGGTtgcgttcattttgattggataacgtcaccaattttcatggcatcaatcTATAATTGATGATACGGTAATATATCCCCGCCATTTACCTTATCTTGCAACCACCAACACACTTATTAATGCCGTCGGAGATTTAAATGCAATACAGATATCTCTTAAATGAACGACAGAAAATCATAGCATTTGGAGTGTATATAAACCGCAATGTAATGTTAACATATGTTCTGTATACAAAATAAACTGAACAAGAATATTTTTTGAAACCGTTAATTACCTTTTATTTACAGTTTGCTTCCTGGACATCCACCTTCCAGTCTTTGTTGTCTATTATGCACGGAGACGAAGTTTATGTCACTTTTACTGCTATTGATTCTGACAAAGAGATTATTTCGTATATCAATGTAATTTTTCTTGTGATATTTTTGGCTATATTTACTTTAGTCACTTTAAACATATTCATAGCAATATTCAACACAGCATATGAACATCAACATGACAATGTAAGTATATTTTGTAAAACGTATCTCATTTACTAATCGGTTATCAATTTATAATCTATATCTGTCATTAATATGAAAAGCAGAGATGTTGGTCAATTTATTTGATCCGTTAAATACAACTTACTCCTCCCTGATGGAGTTAACTCTTGTTAGCGAATTAAAGATATCTTTTTTCGACAGTAACCTTCCAATTATTCTAATGCAGTCCATcgaaaaatttactttttttcttgtgttatcttaatatacaaatattgacTTTTTAGACATATAAAAGAGACCACAGAAGTGACCTTCTGAAATTTATAGGAAGAATGGAAACTAACGCGTTTGACACCGATGCATGTGTGTCATGTGTAAAACGTTGTTGCCCATCAATGTTGGGATGTATGTCGTAAGTATGAATATTGCCCAATTTATTATAACTGATATTTCTAAGACCGCCATTAGCTTGGAATTTAAAGCATATATTATCTCTATTGTCTGTGGGATGTAATATATATTCTACTTcagttttatacattttcgaaaaTAAGTGGCTGACTTTTGATTTCATATTCATCACATGAGTCGTCTTTATTCTTATTAGAAAGTATAAAACCACTAGTTCATAGCCCCATTGACTTCTAGGGTAAATATCGCAATCATACACATTAA from Mytilus edulis chromosome 7, xbMytEdul2.2, whole genome shotgun sequence encodes the following:
- the LOC139482664 gene encoding mucolipin-1-like isoform X3 is translated as MKHLLLKDWSQDYETMPYPPSTGIYAIYTIDNLLKHINYTVTNVYNIPTTSVGSFFIRRINGTGGREKPVTLCLYYFETGIYNEDEEKIVAIDTTHKTVCSDIDEQSPPDYGFEPSIADLMRSTDGKLVRLLSVSIDFKLSSIHLNTETGQDIQCYGIHGTVFFDNRQINGQIIVKLKTSVEEVKCSADSTVDAKVEEIMISALVLLFSVLHGLFCLYSWISSIILCKRTKDHYKKKEKGKILSNRACWEIFKLNDLILCLSNIITIVGSVMKLSIDHGIQTNYIISMYDTTGILLGFGCLFTWMSVLHYLAYDHVFGLLFSVMERSALVVLKFLACISILFTGFVLFAWVVLGPYHIKFASWTSTFQSLLSIMHGDEVYVTFTAIDSDKEIISYINVIFLVIFLAIFTLVTLNIFIAIFNTAYEHQHDNTYKRDHRSDLLKFIGRMETNAFDTDACVSCVKRCCPSMLGCMSFCDETKTIENPTN